The Agromyces sp. G08B096 DNA window GTGTCGCCTGCCGACACGTCGGGTCATACGCCGTCACACGCGGAGAGACGACGTCACAGTGTTGACGCGACGGGTCCGTCGAGGCAGTCCCGGTAGCGGTCGACGACGAGGTCGACCAGCTCCGGCGCGGGGTCGTCGGCGTCGAGGAGCGGACGGGTGATGACGTCGCCGCCTGCCTTCGCGGCGAGGTCCTGGAAGTAGCCGGGGGCGAGCAGGTAGCTCGACACGACGACCTCGTGCCCGGCGCTCCGGGCGGCCTCGACGGCGTCGTGCAAGCGCGGCTCCGCCGCCGCGAGGAAGCCGACCTCCACCGGTCGTCCGAGCTCCTCGGCGAGGAGGGCCGCCTGGCGGCGGCAGTCGTCGTTCGCCCGTTCGTCGCTGGAGCCCGCGACCGCCAGCACCACGGCGTCCGCCGCGCGCGGCCCGTCGACGTCGACCCGCCGTCGTTCGTGCAGCCGGCGGGCGAGCACACGGGCGAGGCGCGGATCCGGACCGAGGGCGCCCGCGAGCTGCACCGACGGGTGCGCCGCGGTCGCCTCGACGAGGTCGACGTGCACGTGGTAGCCCGCGGACAGCAGCAGCGGCACGACGACCACGGGCGAGCCGGCGGGGAGGGCGGCGAGGGATGCCGCGACATCCGGCTCCTGCACGTCCACGTGTCCCAGGCGGACCGTCACGTCGGGCAGCCGCGCCGCGACCGCGTCGACGAGCCGGCGCACGGCGTCCTGCCCGGCGAGCGAGGCGGTGCCGTGCGAGATCGCGAGGAGCGCCGGGGTCGTCATGCCCCTATTGTGCCGCCGTCGGTGTGTCGCGGCGGTTGCGGCGGCGTGTCAGGCCGAGGTCTGCGGCCTCGCCGGCTCGGGCGCCCGCACGAACACCATCATCACGAGGCCCGCCGCGATGACGACCACGATGCCGAGGATGCCCCAGTACGTCGCCCCGAACACGGCGATGAGCGACGACCACAGCAGCGGCGAGAGGAAGCTGGCGGCACGCCCCGTGGTGGCGTAGAGGCCGAACACCTCGCTCTCCCGGCCGGCCGGCGTGACCCGGGCGAGGAAGGAGCGCGACGCCGCCTGCGCCGGGCCGACGAAGAGGCACAGGATGAGGCCGAACACCCAGAACACGAGCGTGCCGGCGTCGTGCAGGAAGAACACCGCGAGTCCCGCCACGACGAGGCCCGCGAGCGCGAACAGGATGACCGCGCGCGGACCGAACCGGTCGTCGAACCAGCCCGCGAGGATGGTGGAGACGCCGGCGACGAGGTTCGCGGCGATGCCGAAGATCATCACCTCGTTCGAGGTGAAGTGGAACGCGACCGCCGCGATCACCGCGCCGAATGCGAAGACGCCCGCGAGCCCGTCGCGATACACGGCGCTCGCGAGCAGGAACCAGAACGTCGGCCGCGACTCTCGCCAGAGCGCGACGATGTCCTTCACGAGCACGACGTAGCTGCGGAAGAACGAGACCTGCTCGCGGCGGGGTGCCGCCGGCGCCTCGGGCACGTAGACCAGCACCGGCCACGCGAACAGGAGGCCCCACACCGCGCAGCCGACCGCGATGACCCGGAACGCCAGGCCGTTCTCGGTCGGCATGCCCCACCAGTCGAACGAGGTCGCCACCACGACGAGCACGAGCGCGACGATGCCGCCGATGTAGCCGAGGCCCCAGCCGAGCCCCGACACCTTGCCGACGGTCTTCGGCGTCGACACCTGCACGAGCATGGCGTTGTAGTTGACGCCCGCGATCTCGCTGAAGACGGTGCCCGCGGCGATGAGCGCGACGCCCAGCACGAAGTACGACGGCTCGCCCTGCACGAGGAAGAGGGCGAACATCGTGAGGATGAGCGCGGCCGTGGAGCCGCCGAGCCAGAGCTTGCGCCGACCCGAGATGTCGGCCCGCTGACCGAGCACCGGCGCCAGCACCGCGATGAGCACGCCCGCGATCGTGATCGCCCAGCCGAGGCCGCTCGCGAGGTCGGCGAGCGCCGCCTCCTTCACGGGGTCGTCGTCGGCGAGGGCCGCGACGGACGGGTCGAGGAACGTGTCGCTCGTGAGGTAGAGCGCCGTGAAGACGAACGTGAGGATGACCGAGTTGAACGGCTGCGTCGCCCAGTCCCACAGCGCCCACGACCACACCTGCTTCCGCGGGATCTCGCGGTCGGCCTGCTGCTGGAGGCCCGTGGAGGGGGCGATGTCGGTCATGTCGGCAGTCTCATTCGGTCGGGTGAACGACGGGTGACGGATGCCGCGGACGGCCGCCGATCGTCGGTGATCTGCGCCGACCTTACCCCCTCGCGGGGCGTCAGGGCATGGTCGCCGTCGCGGGATCCGAGACGTGGAGGCTGATGTCGGCCACGACCGGGAAGTGATCGGACGGGAAGACGTCGTCCACTGGATCTTCCACCGTGAACGCGGCGGCGACGTCGACGGATGCCCCGCGCCCGATGAGCACGTGATCGATGCGGCGATCGATCTCCTTCACCGCCTCGAGCGGGGCGAACGGCACCGCAGAACTGAGCGTCACGGCCTCCGGGTCGCCGCCTCCGAGCTCCCACGTGTCGTCGGCGACCTCGGCGAGCGGGGCGAACTCCGGCTGCGAGGCGTCGCAGTTCAGGTCGGCGAGCAGGAACCGCGGGACGGCGGGATCACCTGACGCGAGCAGCTCGGCGAGCCGAGCCGTCTGGGCGAGGTGGTCGTCGGCGTAGGCCGGTTCCCACTCGGTCGCGGCGACGAGCACGTCGAACGGGGCATCCGGGCGCTCGATTCTCGCCTCGAGCGCCACCGGCGCGACCTGGCGGTGGCTGACCGGCAGCACATGCTCGCGCACCTCGGCGATCGGCCACCGGCTCACGAGGCCCACGCCCATCCGCGCGCCGGCCTGGTCGGGATGCTCCGGTGGATCGGGCACGGGCGGGAGCGACGGCGCCGCGAAGGCGTGGTGGAATGCGGTGCCGAGGTGCTCTGCGATGCGGGCGGCCTGCGTCAGGCCTTCGGCGTCGTACCAGCTCTCCTGCAGCCCGACGACGTCGGGAGCGAGGTCGTCGAGCAGTCTCAGCAGGGCACGCTCGCGCGCACGCCAGTCGGGTTCGAAGCGCCACAGCACGTTCCAGGTGACCAGTCGCATGGTCGAGCACGGTACGCCCGCGGGCGGCGCCGCGCACGGGGTTGCGCGGCGCCGCCCGGGCGCTCACCAGGTGCGGATCTCGCCGATCAGCTCGCCGAACAGCTCCTCGGCGTCGCACTCCAGCCGCTGCCGGGTGAACCAGGTGCAGATGTTCACGCAGTCGCGGTGCAGCAGGTCGAAGCCGCTCGGATTGGCGATGAGGTCGACGACCTGCGGCAGGTCGATCGCGACGACCCGGCCGCCCTGCACGAGCAGGTTGTACGGCGACAGGTCGCCGTGCGTCAGCCCGGATCGCGCGAGGATGCGCATGAACTCCACGATCTGCTGGAACAGGTCGCGGAGCTCCGAGGCATCCGCCCGCACCTGCGCGAGGCGCGGCGCGGCGACCCGGCCCTCGCCGATGAACTCCATCAGGACCTCGGTCTCGTGCACCTGCACCGGATACGGCACGGATGCCCCGAGCTGCCAGAGCCGCGACAACGCCTCGAACTCCGAGCTCGCCCACTGCACGCGCGCGACGGCGCGGCCGAACGTGCTCGACTTCGCGACGGCGCGGGCGTCGCGGCTGCGGCGGGTGCCGCGGCCCTCGGTGTAGATGGCCGAGCGGTGGAAATCGCTGTGCTCGCTGCCGCGGTACCGCTTCGCGGCGAGCAGCGTGCGCTGCCCGACCGCACGCGGACCGTCGAGTGGCGAACCCGGCACGGCCCGTTCGATGAGGTGCAGGTCGGCCTCCTTGCCGGTCTTCACGACGCCGAGCTCGGTGTCGATCGCCGCGGCGGAGGTGACGACCCAGTCGGGGCGGGGCTCGGGGCCCCGCTCGGTCGGGATCGTCGCTGGCCAGGTCGACCAGCGCTGGCCCTCCTCGGGCTCGGCATCCTGGAAGACGAGGTGGGCGGTCGCGCCGAACGGCGGGGACGCGGTGTCGAAGGAGTGCGCGTCAAAGGACGCGGAATCGAACGACGGGGTGTCGCGCGACGCGGTGCGGTCGAACGACGTGTGGTGGAACGAAGACGTCTCGGAAGACGAGAGGAATGACACGGTGTGTGCTCCAAGGTTCTGGAGGCCACCGGGTGCCGGCTCGACGAGCTACAGGCTGATGGGGGCCTCACGAGGAAGAAGGTCTGCTGAGCGCGCGACCATGACGGTGTTCATCAGCTGCTCCTTCCGATGCGTGAGGCGGATGCCGCGACTGCGGCGTGCTCGCACGAGAGTACGCCTCCCGGCCATCCCTGTAAACCCCCGATCCCGCGGTCATGCCCGGCCGGCCAGGCCGAGTCGGGCGCCGGCGGGCGTCGGTCTGGGAGCGGCATCCGTGATGTGGGCGCTATTCGCCGGTGCGACGGCGGCGTGACCGGCGGATTCCGCCGTCATGCCCGGCCGGGCAGGCCGAGTCGGGCGGGCCCGGGGCTAGCATGCAGGCATGGGCGCGGTGGGGATCGCATGCCGGACGGTCGTCCTCGTCGAGGGCGCGAGCGACCGGCTGGCGCTCGCCGCGGTCGCCGCGAGGCTCGGCGCCGATCTGCCGGCCGCGGGCGTCGACGTGCGCTCGATGGACGGCATCACGAACCTCCGCCAGCACCTCGCCGTCCTGCAGGCCGGTGCGGCCGGTGAACTGCCCGTCCTCGGGCTCTACGACGCGAACGAGGTCGGATATGTGGCGCACACCGTCGGCGTCGGCGCGAGCGGTGCGTTCGCCGAACTCGAAGCCCTCGGCTTCTACGCCTGCGTCCGCGACCTCGAGGACGAGGTGATCCGCGCCGCCGGACCCGACCTCGTCGAGCAGGCTCTGCACGCGGCGGGCGACCTGTCGCGCTTCCGCGTGTTCCAGGGTCAGCCGGCGCAGCGCGCCCGTCCGATCGAGGCGCAGCTGCACCGGTTCGCGGGCACCGCGTCGGGGCGCAAGGCCCGGTTCGCAGTGGACATCATCGACCTGCTGCCGGACGACCGGATGCCGCGTCCGCTCGTCGCCCTCGTCGAGACGGCCATGCGCACATCGGCGCGGTGAGCGGCGCAACGCCGGCCCGCCCGGGTTCGGAGCTCAGCCGCACCAATCCGATCCGCCGCCCGACTGGGTGCGCACGATCGCGCCGTCGGCGAGGTCGACGACCGTGGTGAGCCGGTCGCGCATCGCGGGCGCGTTCGGGTAGCCGTCGGACTCGGCGTCGACGTCGGCCGTCTCGACGGCGGCGTACCGGCCGTTCGGGGAGACGCAGTACCCGAGCAGGCGGCTGCGCGCCCCGGTGGCGTACCGCACCGCGGTGCCCTCGGGCCCCGCGACCGCGAGCAGCGACTGCGCCTGCACCGTGCCGTCGTCCGCGGTGGTCGTGAGCAGCACGGCGAGCGCGTGCGTGCCCTCGAGGTCGAGCTGCTCGACCCTGCCTGGGTAGGCGTTGTCGGGCAGCTCGGCCGCGGGCAGCACGTTCTCGCGGGCGTCGCCGGTCTCGAGGTCGATGACGAGGCCGCGATCCGGGTCGGCGACGACGAGGTCGGTCGTGCCGGGCACGAAGCCGCGGAGCTCGCTGTGGACGCCGAGCGGGGCGGGCGGGGTGAGGCCGAGCGCGTCGACGAGGAACAGGGCGCCGTCGAAGTCCTGCACGACGAGCGAGGTCGTGCCGGGCACGAACCGCCAGTCCATGACGCGCATCGGGGCGCCGCCGAGGCCGAGCACGGGTGCCGGCGCGGCCGTCTGGCCCGAGACGTCGAGGGTGAAGAGGGCGTTGCGGTAGGCGGGCTCGACGCCGCCCGGCCGCGGGGCGCCGTCGAGCACGAACGCGACGATCGGGTTGGTGGTCGACCCGGCGATGGAGCGGATGTGCCCCGGCTCCGGCAGCCGCAGGGTCTGGGTCTCCTGGCCGACACCCGCCACGCGGAGCGTGTGCAGCTCGTCGTCCTCGATCGCGACGGCGACCACCACGTCGGCGGCCTCGGCGAACGAGAGCAGACGCGGGGCTTCGAGGACGACCTCGGGGTCGCCGCCGGAGAGCGAGCCGCGGACGACGGCGTCGGGCCGGCCCGTGTCGCTTCGCCGGACGAGGGTGTGCAGCGAGCTCTCGGCGGTCGTGAAGCGATGCTCGATCGTCGCGGGCGTGGGCTGCGTCTCGCCGACGACGCCCTCGACGGTCACGGCGACCTCGGTGTCGTACGGCAGCGGACGGGCGAACTCGACGATGAGGCGGTCGCCCTCGACGGTCAGCTCCGCCGGCTCGTCGGGCTCGACCCGGAGCGATCCGTCGACGCGGGCGATCGGCTGGTTCAGCTCCAGCACCACCCGGGACCCCGCGAGCTGCGTCACACGCTCGGCATCGACGGCGGCCGTCTGCAGGCGCGGCCCCTGCAGCGCGCCGGCCACGCCGAGCGACGCGGTGGCGGCCGCGAGCACCGCGATCGTCGCCACGACGCGATGGCGGAAGGGGCGCGCGGCCCGCTCGGCCGGCGAGGAGACTGGCCGCGAGGACGGCTCGGGCTCGCGAGGCATCCGCTCGCGGGGCACCCGATCAGAAGACATACGGCTGCTCCGGCTGCTCGGTGGGCTCGACGGACTCCGGGACGAGGGCGAGCCCGTCGCCGTCGGGGTGGGCCGCGAAGCCGCCCGAGGCCTGCACCCAGTCGTCGACGGCGAACCGGTCGCGCCATCCTGGCAGATGCACCGGGACGCCCACCGGCTGGGCGTCGACCGCGCAGCAGGTGATCGTGAACCGCGCGAGGAAGAACACGTCGTCGGGGTCGCCCGGGGCGGGCGTCACGAACCCCGTCAGCTCGACCGGCTGGTCGCCGAAGGCGGCGGGGTCGGGGGTCTGCCGGATGAGCAGCGCCCAGTCCTTCACCGTGAACGTCGACGGGTCGGCGCCCGTGAGGTCGGGGGCGTCGCCGGCGAGGTCGGCGGTCGTGCGGTCGATGTCGCGCTCGACCGCGGTCTGGGCGGTGAGCGTCGCCGGCGGGAAGGCGAGCAGCGCGATCGCGGCGATCGCGATCACCGCGAGGCTGACGGATGCCCCGGCGACGGCCCGCCCCGTGCGGGAACGGCCGCGGCGACGGGACGGGGGCGGCGCGTGCCGGTGGTCCGCCGGCTCGTGGTCCGCTCGCTCGTGGTCCGCCGGATCGTCGTCGCCCGGTGCGAGCGGCACGAGTGCGAGTGCCGCGAGCGCGAGGATGCCGCCGACGACCGCCATCGCGACGGTGAAGCCGAAGTACCTCGGATGGATGTAGAGGGCCAGCTGGCCGGTCGCGGCGAGCCAGACGGTCGCGACCACGCCGACCAGGGTGAGGGCGACGCCCCTCCAGCGGGCGACGAGCCTAGGCCACAAGGTTCACCGCCAATCCGATCGCGGCGCTCGCGAGCGCGACGATCGCGGTGAGGAGCACGAGCGTGCGTGCGGTGAACGTGGTGCGCAGCAGCGCGAGCATCTTCACGTCGATCATCGGGCCGAAGACGAGGAAGGCGACGATCGCACCCGGCATGAACGTCGAGCCGAACGACAGCACGAAGAACGCATCGACGTTGGAGCAGATCGCGATGACGAACGCGAGCAGCATGAGCGCGAAGACCGACAGCACCGGGTTCTGCCCGAGCGTCACGAGCACGTCGCGCGACACGGCCACCTGGATGAGCCCCGCCACCGCCGAGCCGACGAAGAGCGCCGGCAGCATCGCGGACGTCTCGTCGGCGAACATGCGCGCCGCCCGGCGGGGCTTCGACCCGCCCGCGCCGTGGTCGTGGGCGCAGGCCGCCTGGAACGCGGGGGTCAGCAGGCTCATGGGCTCGGGGTGGCGGCTGAACACCCAGCCGACGAGGTTCGCGATGACGAAGCCGCCCGCGATGCGCGCCGCGAGGATGCCGTCCTCCCAGCCGAACGCCTGATACGTCGTGATGATCGTCACCGGGTTGAGGATCGGCGCGGCGAGGAGGAACGTCATCGACTCGCCGACGGTGAGTCCGCGCTGGATGAGCCCTCGGGCGAGCGGGACGTTGCCGCATTCGCAGACGGGCAGGAGGACGCCGAGGAGTGAGACGACCATGCGGCGGAGCACCGCGTTGCGGGGGAGCCGGCGGACGAGGAAGTCCTCGGGCAGCCAGAGCTGCACGGCGATGGAGAGCACGATGCCGAGGAAGACGAACGGCAGGCTCTCGATGACGACGCTCGCAGAGAGCGTGAGGAAGTCCTGCACCCGGTCGGAGAGCAGGTCGCCCAGCTCGGGCGGGGCGAGCAGCCGGGTCGCGACGAGGGCGAGCACCGCGGCGATGCCGATGCCGAGGCCGACCGCCGGGCGGACCGTGCGCCGGGGCGCGCGACCGGAGGTGAGGGCCTGGGGGAGGGTCATCCCCATCAAGGGTAGGCGACGCCGACGCGCACGCGAACGCGCCCTCCCGCGAGGTCGGGCGAGGTGCGGCGCGGGGTTCAGCCCGCTTCGGCCACCGAGCTCAGGAAGTCGGCGTAGCTGACGAAGACGGTGACCCCGTCGATGTGCACGATCGAGGGCGCGTAGTTCGCGTCGTAGTCCGCCGGCGCGGTGAGCGTGCCGGGCAGCGGGGCATCCGTCTGCTGCCATCCCTCGGCGACGAGCGCCGCCTGTCGCGCCTGCCAGGCGTCGTCCGGTTCCGGCAGCCGCGCGAACCACACCGCGATGTCGCTCTGCGGCTTCGTCCACGTGCAGGCGAGTGCGCCGTCGGCGACGAGGTCCTCCATGGCCGGCCCGAGGAGGAAGCCGGGCTCGCTCGCGAGGACCAGCCCGTCGGCGGCGAGCGCATCCGCGCCGGGCGCGGTGAGCACGGTCTCGCAGGTCGGTTCGCCGGCCGGCGCATCGGTGGGCTCCGCCGCCGGCGTCTCGGTCGGGCTCGAGCTCGGGTCTGCGGACGCGACCGGCGGCGCGGTCGTCGCGGGCGTCGAGGTGCACGCGGCGAGCAGTCCGATGGCGATCGCCGCCGTTAGCGCGGCGATCGGGCGGGTGCGCGACATGGCGCCACCCTAGGCGATCCGCGGCGCTCGCGGCTCAGGGCCAGCCCCGATGCGTCAGCCCGTCGTGGCGAGCTGCCCGCAGGCGCCGTCGATCTCCTTGCCGCGCGTGTCGCGGATCGTCGTCGGGATGCCGGCTGCCTCGAGCCGGCGCACGAACTCCTGCTGCACTTCGGGCTCGGAGGAGGTCCAGATCGAGCCCGGCGTCGGGTTCAGCGGGATGGGGTTCACGTGCACCCAGCCGCGGCCGCGGGCGTTGAGCTTCTCGGCGAGGAGGTCGGCGCGCCAGCCGTGGTCGTTCATGTCCTTGATGAGGGCGTACTCGATCGAGACGCGCCGGCCCGTCTTCTCGAAGTAGTCGCGGGCGGCGTCGAGCGCCTCGTCGACCTTCCACCGCGAGTTCACGGGGATCAGCTCGTCGCGGAGGCCGTCGTCGGGCGCGTGCAGGCTCAGCGCGAAGGTCACGGGGATGCCCTCGTTCGCGAGCTTGCCGATCGCGGGCACCAGCCCGACGGTCGAGACGGTGATGTTGCGGGCCGACATGCCGAGCCCGTTGGGTGCGGGGGCCACCATCGTGCGGACGGCCTGCATGATGCGGGCGTAGTTGGCGAGCGGCTCGCCCATGCCCATGAAGACGATGTTGGAGACGCGCTCCATCGAGTGGTCGTCGCGCTTCTTGCCGCCGAGGGCGCCCGAGGCGATGACCCGGTTGGCCTGCACGATCTGGTCGATGATCTCCGCCGCCGACATGTTGCGGGTGAGGCCCTGCTGACCCGTGGCGCAGAACGGGCAGTTCATGCCGCAGCCGGCCTGGCTCGACACGCAGAGCGTGATGCGCCCGGGATAGCGCATCAGTACCGATTCGACGAGCGCGCCGTCGTGCAGGCGCCAGAGGAACTTGATGGTGTCGCCGCGGTCGGTCTCGAGACGCTTGACCTCGGTGAGCAGCGGCGGGAGCATCCCTGCGACGAGCTCCTCGCGGCCCGCGGCGGGCAGGTCGGTCATGTCGGCGGGGTCGCTCGTCCACCGGGTGTAGTAGTGCCGCGCGACCTGCTTGACGCGGAACGCGGGCAGGCCGAGCTCCTCGGCCTTGGCCGCCCACTCCTCGGGCTTCAGATCGGCGAGGTGGGCCGGCGGCTTGCCGCGCTTCGGCGAGGCGAACTGGAGCAGCGGCCGCCCGTCGGCGCCCTTCTGCTGCTGCCAGCCCTCGGTCGCGGGGCGCACCTGGCGTGCGCCGGTGCGGCTTCCGGTGCGACGGATCGCCGCGGGCGCGACGGATGCCGCGGGCGCGGTGGTCTCGATGGCGTCGGAAGGCATGAGGTCAAGGGTACGCGGGCTGGTCGGGGAGAGGCTGGGTGCGGCTCCGGTTGCGACGAGTCGCGGGGCGGGGCATCCGATCAGGTGACGAGGAAGTACACCAGCGCGGCGAGCCCGACCGCGACGATCACGACGCGGTACGCCGTCTGCGGGATGTGCCGGCCGTAGCGGCCGCCGAGCCAGCCGCCGACGAACGAGCCGATCGCGATGGCGATGGCGGCGGGCCACGCCACCTCGGCCACCGAGACGAACACGATCGCCGCGGCGAGGTTCGCGACGGCGGCCATGGCGTTCTTGTAGGCGTTCGCGCGCACGAGGGTCCCGGCCATCGTCATCGACAGGAGGGCGAGCAGCAGCACGCCCTGCGCCGCGCCGAAGTAGCCGCCGTAGACCGCGGTGAGGCCGGCGACCGCCATGGTGGCCGCCGGGTGATCACGGTGGGATGCCTCGCCGTGCAGCCGCGCCGTCCAGCGGCGGATCATCGGGCCGAAGACGACGAGCAGCAGCGCGAGCACGATGAGCACCGGCACGATGACCTCGAACGCCTCGCCCGGCAGCTGCAGCAGCAGCAGCGCGCCGGCCACCCCGCCGGCGGCGGAGAAGCAGAGGATGACCCCGAGCCGGCGCCACTGGCCCGCGAACTCCCGGCGGTTCGCCCAGGTCGCGGCGAGCGAGGCGGGCAGCACGCCGACGTTGTTGGTGACGTTCGCGAGGACCGGCGGGTACCCGAAGGCGAGCAGGGCGGGGAAGGTCACGAGCGAGCCCGAGCCGACGACGGCGTTGATGGCGCCCGCGAGCACGCCGGCGACGCCGAGGACGGCGAATTCGAGGGGAGTCATCGCGTCGATTCAAGCAGGCGCCGAGTGGTCGCGCGGGAATACCAGACCGGCGCAGGAGGTTGAGCCGAGTACACTCAAGTTTCACCTCCGCGACTTGACAGGTTCACGAGCGGTTGCGACACTTGAGCCGTCGGGACTCAAGTCTTGGCGGTCACTGACTTCGGCTGCGGGCGAGGAACGCCGGGCCGACCGCCGAACGCGGGTGCGGGGCATCCGTTCGCCGCTCTCGGCAGAAGGAGATACACACATGTCACGTGCAGTTGGAATCGACCTCGGCACCACGAACTCGGTCGTCTCGGTCCTCGAGGGCGGCGAGCCCGTCGTCATCGCGAACGCGGAGGGCTTCCGCACGACACCCTCGGTCGTCGCATTCACCAAGGACGGCGAGGTGCTCGTCGGCGAGACCGCCAAGCGCCAGGCCGTCACGAACGTCGACCGCACCATCGCGTCGGTCAAGCGCCACATGGGCACCGACTGGAAGACGCCCGAGATCGACGGCAAGCGGTACACCCCGCAGGAGATCTCGGCGCGCATCCTGCAGAAGCTCAAGCGCGACGCCGAGCAGTACCTCGGCGACACCGTCACCGACGCGGTCATCACCGTGCCGGCGTACTTCAACGACGCCGAGCGCCAGGCCACCAAGGAGGCCGGCGAGATCGCGGGCCTGAACGTCCTGCGCATCATCAACGAGCCCACCGCGGCGGCCCTCGCCTACGGCCTCGACAAGGGCAAGGAGGACGAGCTCATCCTCGTCTTCGACCTCGGCGGCGGCACGTTCGACGTCTCCCTCCTCGAGGTGGGCAAGGACGACGACTTCTCGACCATCCAGGTGCGCGCCACCTCCGGCGACAACCGCCTCGGCGGCGACGACTGGGACCAGCGCATCGTCGAGTGGCTCATCAAGCGCTTCAAGGAGTCGACCGGCGTCGACGTCGCGAACGACAAGATCGCGCTGCAGCGCCTCAAGGAGGCCGCCGAGCAGGCCAAGAAGGAGCTCAGCTCCGGCATGTCCGCGAGCATCCAGCTGCCCTACCTCTCGCTCACCGAGAACGGCCCCGCGAACCTCGACGAGACGCTCACCCGCGCCCAGTTCGAGAACATGACGAGCGACCTGCTCGACCGCACCAAGAAGCCGTTCGAGGACGTCATCAAGGAGGCCGGCATCAAGGTCTCCGACATCGCCCACGTCGTGCTCGTCGGCGGCTCGACCCGCATGCCCGCGGTGTCCGAGCTCGTCAAGAAGGAGACCGGCAAGGAGCCCAACAAGGGCGTCAACCCCGATGAGGTCGTCGCCGTCGGCGCCGCCCTCCAGGCCGGCGTGCTGAAGGGTGAGCGCAAGGACGTCCTGCTCATCGACGTCACCCCCCTGAGCCTCGGCATCGAGACCAAGGGCGGCATCATGACCAAGCTCATCGAGCGCAACACCGCCATCCCCACCAAGCGGAGCGAGACCTTCACGACCGCCGACGACAACCAGCCGTCGGTCGCGATCCAGGTCTTCCAGGGCGAGCGCGAGTTCACCCGCGACAACAAGCCGCTCGGCACCTTCGAGCTGACCGGCATCGCCCCGGCCCCGCGCGGCATCCCGCAGATCGAGGTCACCTTCGACATCGACGCGAACGGCATCGTGCACGTGTCCGCGAAGGACAAGGGCACCGGCAAGGAGCAGTCGAT harbors:
- a CDS encoding TIGR03943 family protein produces the protein MVATVWLAATGQLALYIHPRYFGFTVAMAVVGGILALAALALVPLAPGDDDPADHERADHEPADHRHAPPPSRRRGRSRTGRAVAGASVSLAVIAIAAIALLAFPPATLTAQTAVERDIDRTTADLAGDAPDLTGADPSTFTVKDWALLIRQTPDPAAFGDQPVELTGFVTPAPGDPDDVFFLARFTITCCAVDAQPVGVPVHLPGWRDRFAVDDWVQASGGFAAHPDGDGLALVPESVEPTEQPEQPYVF
- a CDS encoding CbiX/SirB N-terminal domain-containing protein; its protein translation is MTTPALLAISHGTASLAGQDAVRRLVDAVAARLPDVTVRLGHVDVQEPDVAASLAALPAGSPVVVVPLLLSAGYHVHVDLVEATAAHPSVQLAGALGPDPRLARVLARRLHERRRVDVDGPRAADAVVLAVAGSSDERANDDCRRQAALLAEELGRPVEVGFLAAAEPRLHDAVEAARSAGHEVVVSSYLLAPGYFQDLAAKAGGDVITRPLLDADDPAPELVDLVVDRYRDCLDGPVASTL
- a CDS encoding MFS transporter translates to MTDIAPSTGLQQQADREIPRKQVWSWALWDWATQPFNSVILTFVFTALYLTSDTFLDPSVAALADDDPVKEAALADLASGLGWAITIAGVLIAVLAPVLGQRADISGRRKLWLGGSTAALILTMFALFLVQGEPSYFVLGVALIAAGTVFSEIAGVNYNAMLVQVSTPKTVGKVSGLGWGLGYIGGIVALVLVVVATSFDWWGMPTENGLAFRVIAVGCAVWGLLFAWPVLVYVPEAPAAPRREQVSFFRSYVVLVKDIVALWRESRPTFWFLLASAVYRDGLAGVFAFGAVIAAVAFHFTSNEVMIFGIAANLVAGVSTILAGWFDDRFGPRAVILFALAGLVVAGLAVFFLHDAGTLVFWVFGLILCLFVGPAQAASRSFLARVTPAGRESEVFGLYATTGRAASFLSPLLWSSLIAVFGATYWGILGIVVVIAAGLVMMVFVRAPEPARPQTSA
- a CDS encoding RIO1 family regulatory kinase/ATPase, translating into MSFLSSSETSSFHHTSFDRTASRDTPSFDSASFDAHSFDTASPPFGATAHLVFQDAEPEEGQRWSTWPATIPTERGPEPRPDWVVTSAAAIDTELGVVKTGKEADLHLIERAVPGSPLDGPRAVGQRTLLAAKRYRGSEHSDFHRSAIYTEGRGTRRSRDARAVAKSSTFGRAVARVQWASSEFEALSRLWQLGASVPYPVQVHETEVLMEFIGEGRVAAPRLAQVRADASELRDLFQQIVEFMRILARSGLTHGDLSPYNLLVQGGRVVAIDLPQVVDLIANPSGFDLLHRDCVNICTWFTRQRLECDAEELFGELIGEIRTW
- a CDS encoding endonuclease/exonuclease/phosphatase family protein; this translates as MRLVTWNVLWRFEPDWRARERALLRLLDDLAPDVVGLQESWYDAEGLTQAARIAEHLGTAFHHAFAAPSLPPVPDPPEHPDQAGARMGVGLVSRWPIAEVREHVLPVSHRQVAPVALEARIERPDAPFDVLVAATEWEPAYADDHLAQTARLAELLASGDPAVPRFLLADLNCDASQPEFAPLAEVADDTWELGGGDPEAVTLSSAVPFAPLEAVKEIDRRIDHVLIGRGASVDVAAAFTVEDPVDDVFPSDHFPVVADISLHVSDPATATMP
- a CDS encoding permease encodes the protein MTLPQALTSGRAPRRTVRPAVGLGIGIAAVLALVATRLLAPPELGDLLSDRVQDFLTLSASVVIESLPFVFLGIVLSIAVQLWLPEDFLVRRLPRNAVLRRMVVSLLGVLLPVCECGNVPLARGLIQRGLTVGESMTFLLAAPILNPVTIITTYQAFGWEDGILAARIAGGFVIANLVGWVFSRHPEPMSLLTPAFQAACAHDHGAGGSKPRRAARMFADETSAMLPALFVGSAVAGLIQVAVSRDVLVTLGQNPVLSVFALMLLAFVIAICSNVDAFFVLSFGSTFMPGAIVAFLVFGPMIDVKMLALLRTTFTARTLVLLTAIVALASAAIGLAVNLVA
- the rlmN gene encoding 23S rRNA (adenine(2503)-C(2))-methyltransferase RlmN produces the protein MPSDAIETTAPAASVAPAAIRRTGSRTGARQVRPATEGWQQQKGADGRPLLQFASPKRGKPPAHLADLKPEEWAAKAEELGLPAFRVKQVARHYYTRWTSDPADMTDLPAAGREELVAGMLPPLLTEVKRLETDRGDTIKFLWRLHDGALVESVLMRYPGRITLCVSSQAGCGMNCPFCATGQQGLTRNMSAAEIIDQIVQANRVIASGALGGKKRDDHSMERVSNIVFMGMGEPLANYARIMQAVRTMVAPAPNGLGMSARNITVSTVGLVPAIGKLANEGIPVTFALSLHAPDDGLRDELIPVNSRWKVDEALDAARDYFEKTGRRVSIEYALIKDMNDHGWRADLLAEKLNARGRGWVHVNPIPLNPTPGSIWTSSEPEVQQEFVRRLEAAGIPTTIRDTRGKEIDGACGQLATTG
- a CDS encoding TOPRIM nucleotidyl transferase/hydrolase domain-containing protein, whose product is MGAVGIACRTVVLVEGASDRLALAAVAARLGADLPAAGVDVRSMDGITNLRQHLAVLQAGAAGELPVLGLYDANEVGYVAHTVGVGASGAFAELEALGFYACVRDLEDEVIRAAGPDLVEQALHAAGDLSRFRVFQGQPAQRARPIEAQLHRFAGTASGRKARFAVDIIDLLPDDRMPRPLVALVETAMRTSAR